The DNA window AGATCGACAATGGTGAAGTTGTAAATTGCTAGTCCACAGACAACACCGATTAAGTGGAACAAATCAATGTCTTCAAAAGTCTGATCAGAAAACCAGATGAGCCGAGATTCTTCATAATATTTAAACATTCCATATTTGGGGTCCAACAATTCTCTCATAATGAGGAGAAAAAACTCCTTTCGGACACCACCAGCATCAACAGCTTCCTCCCCTACAAAAATAACCTTCATGGGttttttgtagtcaatattttttgttttccttagAACCTCAACAGCATCTTCCACGATGTTCTCACGACGCACAATCAGAATGAGACATGGATTCACTGACTCCACAACAGGGAGGAAAAATGATGAAAAGTTTTGCCGGTGAGCCTGGTCAACGGCCATCTGCATTTGGAGGACAGCATCCGTTTGCAGGAGTGTGGTCTTTGCCTGGGCATCGAAAACGAAGGGGTATGTGCAAATTGTAAGGTGGGCATCTGGCAACATTCCAAATGCTTGCTGCTGAATCCAGTTGATGTAGTCATTTCTTATGTCGATAAAATCTTGCAATTCATGAATATAGAACTTGTCATACTGCACAATCTGCCCTGCCTTTTCATTTACTCTATGCAGAATTTCCAAAACCCTTAGAGCAGTGTGGAGCAAGTTATTGAAGATTAGTCTCTCAGAAACaggaatgccaattttagaaagtttcaTTAGATGAACCACAACATCCTTGAACAGCTGCACTAAATTGAAAAACAATGGTGGCTCAAAAAGGGACCACCAATTTTCAAGCACTTTCAACGGGGCTTTCTCAAGATTCACCAGAGCGGATCCAAAAGGAATAGAcaatgttgtaaaattattcacatCCGTAAGAAGAGGACACTCTGGAAGTGTCAGATACAATCTCATTGCCTCGACGTCTGGTAAGGAACTAGTTAGCTTTGGTATAAGGTTCTTTTCCAAACTGGCAGCCACTTGCTGAGATATGTGCGGGCAGTCAGGCTGGATGAGCTTGTGAAATAACAGCCGAGCAGCCGTCATGTCCACCCCAGAGAACTTTGCGCTGGTTTTGTAGTGATCATCATTACCAACTGCAAGAAAACTTCCGTTTAGACAGCCGGCCGACGAAAATATCCCTTGTATCTCATTAACTATATCTGCAGGAAGTCTTCCAGGCAAAAATGTCAGCCACCTCCCAATGAGAGTATCGTTCAGTGTCCAAATTTGTCTGCAAGGGTCTAAAATTCTGAAGTCATCCGGGGGCGAGATGTTTGGTGGAACTGAATAGTGAGAAAAACTTTGATCGCCACCAGAATAAATTCTTTTTACGCAAAATGTGCCTTCTTCTGTTGGAGCTGGGTACTGTCCTGCGAATGGAACCCAGTTCCCTTTCACTGTAAAGGGACTCTTCCTGTTGCTAGTTGTTCCAGTCCCTAGTTGACCATTACCGCCCAATCCAAATGAATAGATTCGACCAGAGGATGGTACAAATGCTAAAGTATGCTGTCTTCCACAAGCAACTTGGGTGACAACACTTCCCATAAGCTCAAAGACCTTCCGTGGGTTCACTTCATGGCTGGATGAGTTGTGGCCTAGCTGGCCGTACCCCCCAGCTCCAAATGTAAAGACACCGCCTTCTTTTGTCAGTGCAGCTGTGTGGTCTTCTCCGCACGAGACAAAGATGATTTTCTGCGACCGCAGCGACTTCAGAAGGGCAGGCGCATAGCGATCAACCTCATCGCTCAGGCCCAGCTGTCCAAACTTGTTGCGCCCCCATCCGAAGACAGCCCCTGACAAGGTTAATGCAAAACTGTGACCACTTCCAGCAGCCAGCTGAGAAAAAGGTATTCCCGATAACGACTTCACAAGCTGCGGCGCTGTCTGATTTTTGGCTTCAGGGCCCAAACCGAGCTGGCCGTACTTGTTCTGGCCCCAAGAGTACACATCACTCGTCTTACTGAGAGCAAGGGAGTGGTGCCAACCGCAAGCGATCTGTACAACAGGCACGTCTGCTAAGCTTTTAACGTTTCTGGGCACTCGAACCGGCTCTTCCGTGCCTGGGAAACCAAGTTGCCCACCCGCAGCTAGTCCCCAGGCGAACACCTGGCCTCTGTCGTTCAGGGCCAATGTGTGGGCTTCTCCGCATGCCACTGCCACGATATTCTGAGCATCCAGAGCCGACACCTGTTCAGGTTTTTTCCGCGTCTTCTCATGGCCCAACTGTCCCAGGTCGTTGCAGCCACAGGTATAGACCGTGCCATCATCCAGTACAAAGACGGTGTGCCTTCGGCCACAGCCGACACCTGATACTTTCCTGTTCTGGAAGAAGGGGCAAGACCTGGGCTCGGCCACTATCTCATCTTCTGTGCCACCCAGACCCAGCTGCCCGTAGGAGGCATTGCCCCAGCACAGCATTCCGCCAGCTCTACTCAAGCCCCAGCGAGACTTAAACTTCCTGTGTCAGACTTCTACACTTCATGAACAGAGAGAAAAGACTCCGCAGAGCCATCAACACCGAGGAGGAGCTGGAAGAACCGAGAAATGTACTGCCACCAGGTCAT is part of the Pleurodeles waltl isolate 20211129_DDA chromosome 4_2, aPleWal1.hap1.20221129, whole genome shotgun sequence genome and encodes:
- the HERC4 gene encoding probable E3 ubiquitin-protein ligase HERC4 → MLCWGNASYGQLGLGGTEDEIVAEPRSCPFFQNRKVSGVGCGRRHTVFVLDDGTVYTCGCNDLGQLGHEKTRKKPEQVSALDAQNIVAVACGEAHTLALNDRGQVFAWGLAAGGQLGFPGTEEPVRVPRNVKSLADVPVVQIACGWHHSLALSKTSDVYSWGQNKYGQLGLGPEAKNQTAPQLVKSLSGIPFSQLAAGSGHSFALTLSGAVFGWGRNKFGQLGLSDEVDRYAPALLKSLRSQKIIFVSCGEDHTAALTKEGGVFTFGAGGYGQLGHNSSSHEVNPRKVFELMGSVVTQVACGRQHTLAFVPSSGRIYSFGLGGNGQLGTGTTSNRKSPFTVKGNWVPFAGQYPAPTEEGTFCVKRIYSGGDQSFSHYSVPPNISPPDDFRILDPCRQIWTLNDTLIGRWLTFLPGRLPADIVNEIQGIFSSAGCLNGSFLAVGNDDHYKTSAKFSGVDMTAARLLFHKLIQPDCPHISQQVAASLEKNLIPKLTSSLPDVEAMRLYLTLPECPLLTDVNNFTTLSIPFGSALVNLEKAPLKVLENWWSLFEPPLFFNLVQLFKDVVVHLMKLSKIGIPVSERLIFNNLLHTALRVLEILHRVNEKAGQIVQYDKFYIHELQDFIDIRNDYINWIQQQAFGMLPDAHLTICTYPFVFDAQAKTTLLQTDAVLQMQMAVDQAHRQNFSSFFLPVVESVNPCLILIVRRENIVEDAVEVLRKTKNIDYKKPMKVIFVGEEAVDAGGVRKEFFLLIMRELLDPKYGMFKYYEESRLIWFSDQTFEDIDLFHLIGVVCGLAIYNFTIVDLHFPLALYKKLLNKKPTLDDLKELMPDVGRSMQQLLDYPEDDIEETFCLNFAIMVEYFGATEVKELIANGVNTPVTKENRQEFVDAYVNYVFNISVASQFHAFSQGFHKVCGGKVLQLFQPNELQAMVIGNTNYDWKELEKHTEYKGEYWAEHPTIKIFWEVFNELPLEKKKQFLLFMTGSDRIPILGMKSLKLVIQSTGGGEEYLPVAHTCFNLLDLPKYKDKLTLKRKLIQAIDHYEGFSLV